One Cuculus canorus isolate bCucCan1 chromosome 1, bCucCan1.pri, whole genome shotgun sequence DNA segment encodes these proteins:
- the SMIM11 gene encoding small integral membrane protein 11 produces the protein MVAFNWKALENFPLLMYILAAKTLILCLAFAGVKMYQSKKIEERLKREREEKLKTEAEKKDD, from the coding sequence gcTTTGGAGAACTTCCCATTGCTGATGTacattttggcagctaaaacgTTGATTCTTTGCTTAGCCTTTGCTGGAGTAAAAATGTACCAGAgcaaaaaaattgaagaaagactgaagagGGAACGTGAAGAGAAATTGAAAACggaagcagagaagaaggatGATTGA